A genomic segment from Clarias gariepinus isolate MV-2021 ecotype Netherlands chromosome 11, CGAR_prim_01v2, whole genome shotgun sequence encodes:
- the efhd1 gene encoding LOW QUALITY PROTEIN: EF-hand domain-containing protein D1 (The sequence of the model RefSeq protein was modified relative to this genomic sequence to represent the inferred CDS: deleted 2 bases in 2 codons) — translation MPRAAPPSCLSLSSLSLSSRYRSLAASPTADRSDTPTAADHRTLAMASEELARKLQRRRDATDRSESPGMTPPAMSPAMSPAMSPAMSPARTVTEKRRESEDAAAAAASNGDSRTTELAEKLNRRLEIDGGGGGARPRHVMKVFNPYTEFKEFTRKQIKQMEEMFKRFDSGKDGYIDLMELKMMMEKLGAPQTHIGLKNMIREVDEDYDGKLSYREFLLIFRRAASGELQDDDPLMALARLSEINVSNEGVKGARDFFEAKAQVLSVRSKFEAELREEKEEKQRMEEERKQRRAAFKELQSAFCS, via the exons ATGCCGCGTGCAGCCCCgccctcctgtctctctctctct tctctctctctctcctcgagGTACCGGAGCCTGGCCGCGTCACCGACAGCTGATCGCTCAGACACACCG ACCGCGGCAGATCACCGGACCTTAGCGATGGCGTCAGAGGAGCTCGCGCGGAAGCTGCAGCGCAGGCGGGACGCCACGGATCGGTCCGAGAGCCCGGGGATGACCCCCCCCGCCATGAGCCCCGCCATGAGCCCCGCCATGAGCCCCGCAATGAGCCCGGCCAGGACCGTTACCGAGAAGCGGCGCGAGAGCGAGGACGCGgccgccgccgccgcctctAACGGGGACTCGCGCACCACCGAGCTCGCGGAGAAGCTCAACCGTAGGCTGGAGATCgacggcggcggcggcggcgcgAGGCCCAGGCACGTGATGAAGGTGTTCAACCCGTACACCGAATTCAAAGAGTTCACGCGCAAACAGATCAAACAGATGGAGGAGATGTTCAAACG attcGACTCGGGGAAGGACGGCTACATCGATCTGATGGAGCTGAAGATGATGATGGAGAAGCTGGGAGCTCCTCAGACTCACATCGGCCTGAAGAACATGATCCGTGAGGTGGACGAAGACTATGATGGCAAGCTCAGCtacagagag TTCCTCTTGATTTTCAGGAGAGCAGCATCCGGGGAGCTGCAGGATGACGACCCTCTCATGGCACTCGCTCGTCTCTCAGAGATTAACGTGTCCAACGAGGGCGTGAAGGGAGCACGTGACTTCTTTGAggccaag gctcAGGTGCTGTCAGTCCGCAGTAAGTTCGAGGCAGAGCTTCGGGAGGAGAAAGAGGAAAAGCAGAGGATGGAGGAGGAGAGGAAACAACGACGGGCCGCCTTCAAGGAGTTGCAGTCTGCATTCTGTTCCTga
- the zmp:0000000529 gene encoding WD repeat-containing protein 20 isoform X1 — protein sequence MAGDGGALKDINEIKSQFRTREGFYKLLTLSDSQQRAGLARAPGAGGAAAGAASIPGGGGGVVPGPGGSSPASAGFLPPVRVSMVKLQPEDPSDESERVCFNVGRELYFYTYTNIKKAVDLSKPIDKRIYKGTQPTCHDFNQYSATADSVALIVGFSAGQVQYLDPIKKETSKLFNEERLIDKTKVTCLKWLPKSDNLFLASHASGHLYLYNVEHPCGTTAPQYSLLRQGEGFAVYACKTKTPRNPLLRWAVGEGGLNEFAFSPDGVHIACVGQDGCLRVFHFDSMELHGVMKSYFGGLLCVSWSPDGKYLATGGEDDLVTVWSFAESRVVARGHGHKSWVNVVAFDPFTTSLEEEEPMELSGSEEDLNQGQGPLNFGRVRTSSTLSRLSRHSSKGGGPAVSYRFGSVGQDTQFCLWDLTDDVLYPRLPLSRALTNTFGSNAPPSISAGLNSTSGSGGVEGHHHPSNAHQTASLPLPLPRSLSRSNSLPHPAVANASKSQAGTEGGGTGGSGGGSTAPFSIGRFATLSLQERKSDKSTSGGEKEHKRYHSLGNISKSNDKINVAPRSNRLDASKVLGTTLCPRMNEVPLLEPLVCKKIAHERLTVLVFMDDCIITACQEGLICTWARPGKMVRQTMHSTQPLSTQNGNSPSGTVV from the exons ATGGCCGGCGATGGAGGCGCTCTGAAGGATATTAACGAGATCAAGTCGCAGTTCCGCACCAGGGAGGGTTTCTACAAGCTGCTCACGCTTTCGGACTCGCAGCAGCGCGCCGGCTTAGCGCGCGCTCCCGGTGCTGGAGGTGCCGCAGCCGGTGCCGCCTCGATACCGGGGGGCGGCGGCGGTGTGGTCCCGGGACCCGGCGGCTCCTCTCCGGCATCGGCAGGCTTCCTGCCCCCGGTGCGGGTCTCCATGGTGAAGCTGCAGCCGGAAGATCCGAGCGACGAGTCCGAGCGCGTGTGCTTCAACGTCGGTCGCGAGCTCTACTTCTACACTTACACCAACATTAAAAAG GCAGTGGATCTTAGTAAGCCTATAGATAAGCGCATATATAAAGGGACGCAGCCCACGTGTCATGACTTTAATCAGTACTCAGCGACTGCGGACAGCGTGGCTCTCATCGTCGGCTTCTCGGCAGGCCAGGTGCAGTACCTGGACCCCATCAAAAAAGAGACCAGCAAGCTCTTCAATGAAGAG AGACTTATAGACAAAACAAAAGTCACCTGTCTGAAATGGCTCCCAAAATCCGATAACTTATTCCTGGCATCTCATGCTAGCGGTCATCTCTACCTCTATAATGTGGAGCACCCATGTGGCACAACAGCGCCGCAGTATTCCCTGCTTCGGCAGGGTGAGGGATTTGCTGTTTATGCTTGCAAAACCAAAACTCCTCGTAATCCACTTCTGAGATGGGCGGTGGGGGAAGGTGGGCTAAACGAGTTTGCATTCTCACCTGACGGTGTGCACATAGCTTGCGTCGGTCAAGATGGCTGCTTGCGTGTCTTTCATTTTGATTCGATGGAGCTGCACGGTGTCATGAAGAGCTACTTTGGTGGCTTGCTCTGCGTTTCTTGGAGTCCTGATGGGAAATATTTGGCTACTGGTGGAGAAGACGACTTGGTCACTGTATGGTCATTTGCAGAGAGTCGAGTAGTGGCGCGAGGTCATGGCCACAAGTCTTGGGTCAACGTGGTGGCTTTTGACCCCTTCACCACTAgcttagaagaagaagaaccgATGGAGCTTAGCGGTAGTGAGGAAGACCTAAACCAGGGCCAGGGGCCACTAAATTTTGGTCGTGTCCGAACAAGCAGCACTTTGTCCCGTCTCTCTCGACATAGCTCTAAAGGTGGCGGGCCAGCTGTCTCATACCGCTTTGGATCGGTGGGACAAGATACTCAGTTTTGCCTCTGGGATCTCACAGATGATGTCCTATATCCTAGACTTCCCCTTTCACGAGCCCTCACCAACACATTTGGCTCAAACGCGCCACCTTCTATTAGTGCTGGGTTGAACAGCACAAGTGGAAGTGGAGGAGTTGAAGGTCACCATCACCCTTCCAATGCCCACCAGACTGCATCATTACCCCTTCCTCTACCTCGCTCACTCTCGAGGTCCAATTCCCTTCCACATCCTGCTGTTGCAAATGCTTCAAAAAGCCAAGCAGGGACAGAAGGTGGTGGGACAGGAGGAAGTGGAGGAGGAAGCACTGCTCCATTTAGCATTGGACGTTTTGCAACACTGTCGCTCCAAGAGCGCAAATCAGACAAGTCCACTTCAGGAGGGGAAAAGGAGCACAAGCGCTACCACAGTCTTGGGAACATCAGCAAAAGCAATGACAAGATCAATGTAGCGCCACGTAGCAACCGATTGGATGCCTCGAAGGTCCTGGGAACGACGTTGTGTCCAAGAATGAATGAAGTCCCATTGCTAGAACCTTTAGTTTGTAAGAAGATCGCCCATGAAAGACTGACAGTTCTTGTCTTCATGGACGATTGCATTATCACTGCATGCCAAGAGGGACTCATCTGCACCTGGGCACGCCCGGGAAAAATGGTGAGACAAACAATG CATTCTACTCAGCCATTATCAACGCAAAATGGAAACTCGCCAAGTGGAACGGTCGTATAG
- the zmp:0000000529 gene encoding WD repeat-containing protein 20 isoform X2, translating to MAGDGGALKDINEIKSQFRTREGFYKLLTLSDSQQRAGLARAPGAGGAAAGAASIPGGGGGVVPGPGGSSPASAGFLPPVRVSMVKLQPEDPSDESERVCFNVGRELYFYTYTNIKKAVDLSKPIDKRIYKGTQPTCHDFNQYSATADSVALIVGFSAGQVQYLDPIKKETSKLFNEERLIDKTKVTCLKWLPKSDNLFLASHASGHLYLYNVEHPCGTTAPQYSLLRQGEGFAVYACKTKTPRNPLLRWAVGEGGLNEFAFSPDGVHIACVGQDGCLRVFHFDSMELHGVMKSYFGGLLCVSWSPDGKYLATGGEDDLVTVWSFAESRVVARGHGHKSWVNVVAFDPFTTSLEEEEPMELSGSEEDLNQGQGPLNFGRVRTSSTLSRLSRHSSKGGGPAVSYRFGSVGQDTQFCLWDLTDDVLYPRLPLSRALTNTFGSNAPPSISAGLNSTSGSGGVEGHHHPSNAHQTASLPLPLPRSLSRSNSLPHPAVANASKSQAGTEGGGTGGSGGGSTAPFSIGRFATLSLQERKSDKSTSGGEKEHKRYHSLGNISKSNDKINVAPRSNRLDASKVLGTTLCPRMNEVPLLEPLVCKKIAHERLTVLVFMDDCIITACQEGLICTWARPGKMHSTQPLSTQNGNSPSGTVV from the exons ATGGCCGGCGATGGAGGCGCTCTGAAGGATATTAACGAGATCAAGTCGCAGTTCCGCACCAGGGAGGGTTTCTACAAGCTGCTCACGCTTTCGGACTCGCAGCAGCGCGCCGGCTTAGCGCGCGCTCCCGGTGCTGGAGGTGCCGCAGCCGGTGCCGCCTCGATACCGGGGGGCGGCGGCGGTGTGGTCCCGGGACCCGGCGGCTCCTCTCCGGCATCGGCAGGCTTCCTGCCCCCGGTGCGGGTCTCCATGGTGAAGCTGCAGCCGGAAGATCCGAGCGACGAGTCCGAGCGCGTGTGCTTCAACGTCGGTCGCGAGCTCTACTTCTACACTTACACCAACATTAAAAAG GCAGTGGATCTTAGTAAGCCTATAGATAAGCGCATATATAAAGGGACGCAGCCCACGTGTCATGACTTTAATCAGTACTCAGCGACTGCGGACAGCGTGGCTCTCATCGTCGGCTTCTCGGCAGGCCAGGTGCAGTACCTGGACCCCATCAAAAAAGAGACCAGCAAGCTCTTCAATGAAGAG AGACTTATAGACAAAACAAAAGTCACCTGTCTGAAATGGCTCCCAAAATCCGATAACTTATTCCTGGCATCTCATGCTAGCGGTCATCTCTACCTCTATAATGTGGAGCACCCATGTGGCACAACAGCGCCGCAGTATTCCCTGCTTCGGCAGGGTGAGGGATTTGCTGTTTATGCTTGCAAAACCAAAACTCCTCGTAATCCACTTCTGAGATGGGCGGTGGGGGAAGGTGGGCTAAACGAGTTTGCATTCTCACCTGACGGTGTGCACATAGCTTGCGTCGGTCAAGATGGCTGCTTGCGTGTCTTTCATTTTGATTCGATGGAGCTGCACGGTGTCATGAAGAGCTACTTTGGTGGCTTGCTCTGCGTTTCTTGGAGTCCTGATGGGAAATATTTGGCTACTGGTGGAGAAGACGACTTGGTCACTGTATGGTCATTTGCAGAGAGTCGAGTAGTGGCGCGAGGTCATGGCCACAAGTCTTGGGTCAACGTGGTGGCTTTTGACCCCTTCACCACTAgcttagaagaagaagaaccgATGGAGCTTAGCGGTAGTGAGGAAGACCTAAACCAGGGCCAGGGGCCACTAAATTTTGGTCGTGTCCGAACAAGCAGCACTTTGTCCCGTCTCTCTCGACATAGCTCTAAAGGTGGCGGGCCAGCTGTCTCATACCGCTTTGGATCGGTGGGACAAGATACTCAGTTTTGCCTCTGGGATCTCACAGATGATGTCCTATATCCTAGACTTCCCCTTTCACGAGCCCTCACCAACACATTTGGCTCAAACGCGCCACCTTCTATTAGTGCTGGGTTGAACAGCACAAGTGGAAGTGGAGGAGTTGAAGGTCACCATCACCCTTCCAATGCCCACCAGACTGCATCATTACCCCTTCCTCTACCTCGCTCACTCTCGAGGTCCAATTCCCTTCCACATCCTGCTGTTGCAAATGCTTCAAAAAGCCAAGCAGGGACAGAAGGTGGTGGGACAGGAGGAAGTGGAGGAGGAAGCACTGCTCCATTTAGCATTGGACGTTTTGCAACACTGTCGCTCCAAGAGCGCAAATCAGACAAGTCCACTTCAGGAGGGGAAAAGGAGCACAAGCGCTACCACAGTCTTGGGAACATCAGCAAAAGCAATGACAAGATCAATGTAGCGCCACGTAGCAACCGATTGGATGCCTCGAAGGTCCTGGGAACGACGTTGTGTCCAAGAATGAATGAAGTCCCATTGCTAGAACCTTTAGTTTGTAAGAAGATCGCCCATGAAAGACTGACAGTTCTTGTCTTCATGGACGATTGCATTATCACTGCATGCCAAGAGGGACTCATCTGCACCTGGGCACGCCCGGGAAAAATG CATTCTACTCAGCCATTATCAACGCAAAATGGAAACTCGCCAAGTGGAACGGTCGTATAG